CTGGAGTTCTGGACGGGGAGCAACCCGCTGGCGAGCGCGGAGCCGCAGGAGGACGGCTCGCGGATCGTGCGGCTGAGCCCCACGGACACGCTGCGGCTGTCGCGAGACGAGCAGAGCGGAGTGATGCGCGTGGCGCTGGAGCGCGAGGGCCAGGAGCCGGTGGTGCGCTACTTCGAGCCGCTGGACAACGGCATGGCCGTGCGGGACGAGGCGGGCGCGCTGCTGGTGCGGGCGTACGAGCGCGCGGATGGGGCGGTGGAGGTGGTGGATGCCTCCGGCTCGGCGGTGACGGTGCACTCACGCGAGGCAGTGGCCCAGGCGCGCGAGGCCTTCTTCCAGGAGGGCGTGGCGGGGCTCGCGAGCCAGGTGACGTCGCGCGCGTCCATGGAGCAGGGACTCGCGCTGGCCTGCCCGGCGCACTGAGCGCGTGTCTCAACCCGCTCGGCGGCGGAAGGTCTCGTCGAACGCCGCCAGCGGGGGGTAGGAGAGGGGCTTCACCGTGTCCAGGGTGAGCAACCGCTCACCGTAGGCCGCCAGGTACGCCGCGCGCTGCGTGTCGCTCACGCGCGCCGGCGCGTAGCTGAGGAAGGGCGGCAGCGCGTCGAAGCCGCAGAAATAGAAGATGCCGTGGTTGATGGGGTAGAGCAGGTCGTTGATGTCGCCGTTGATGCCATCCGGGGCGTAGAAGCTGTCCCCTCCGCCCGTGGTCAGCGACAGCATGGCCCGCTTGCCGCGGAAGACGCCCCGGTCGAACCAGCGGCCTCCGCCGTAGGCGAACCCCATGGCGAAGACGCGGTCCACCCAGCCCTTGAGGATGGCCGGCAGCGAGAACCACCACAGCGGCGCCTGGAAGACGAGCACGTCGCACCACTGCAGCTTCTCCATCTCCGCCTGGACGTCCGGAGCGAAGCCGTGGTGCTGCGCGGCGTGCATCTCCTCCTGCTGCGGCTTGAAGTAGTCCGGGTTGGCCACCGTGGTGAAGTTGTGCCGGTCCAACACGGGGTTCCACTTCATGGCGTGCAGGTCGGACACGCGGACCTCGTGGCCCGCCGCCCGGAGGACCTCCTGGGCATGGAGGGTGAGGGCTCCATTGAAGCTCTGCGGCTCGGGGTGGGCATGGACGATGAAGACTTTCATGCCGCCAGCGTAGCAGGCGCATAATGCGCGTGCCCATGACCCCGCCCCTCGACCTCGACAGGTACCGCGCCGAGTTCCCCGTCGTTCAGGAGCAGCTCTACTTCAATCACGCCGGGGTTTCTCCCACGAGCGTGCGCGTCGCCACCGCCATGCGCGAGTGGGTGGACGATGTCCTCCACCACGGCGTCCGCTACGAGCGCGGCTGGGAGGCCCGGACGGAGAAGACCCGCGAGCTCGCCGCGCGCATCATCGGCGCCGCCCCGGCGGAGATCGCCCTCGTACGCAATACGAGTCACGGCCTCGGGCTCGTCGCCGAGGGGCTGGACTGGAAGCCGGGCGACGAGGTCGCCGTCGCCTCGTCCCTCGAGTACCCCTCCAACGTCTACCCCTGGCTCCACCTGCGCGACCGCGGCGTCGTCGTCCGGGAGATCGAGCCTCGCGAGGGCGGTGTCACCCCCGAGGCCGTC
This is a stretch of genomic DNA from Archangium violaceum. It encodes these proteins:
- a CDS encoding NAD(P)H-dependent oxidoreductase, which encodes MKVFIVHAHPEPQSFNGALTLHAQEVLRAAGHEVRVSDLHAMKWNPVLDRHNFTTVANPDYFKPQQEEMHAAQHHGFAPDVQAEMEKLQWCDVLVFQAPLWWFSLPAILKGWVDRVFAMGFAYGGGRWFDRGVFRGKRAMLSLTTGGGDSFYAPDGINGDINDLLYPINHGIFYFCGFDALPPFLSYAPARVSDTQRAAYLAAYGERLLTLDTVKPLSYPPLAAFDETFRRRAG
- a CDS encoding DUF3332 domain-containing protein, whose product is MKSRPSRLFAALFATVLSLHVSGCFGSFALTRKIYGLNESVSDNKFVRWLVFLGFSIIPVYAVGTFVDAIVFNSLEFWTGSNPLASAEPQEDGSRIVRLSPTDTLRLSRDEQSGVMRVALEREGQEPVVRYFEPLDNGMAVRDEAGALLVRAYERADGAVEVVDASGSAVTVHSREAVAQAREAFFQEGVAGLASQVTSRASMEQGLALACPAH